A genomic window from Labrus bergylta chromosome 7, fLabBer1.1, whole genome shotgun sequence includes:
- the dnaja gene encoding dnaJ homolog subfamily A member 4, which translates to MVHETGYYDLLGVNPTASPDEIKKAYRKLALKYHPDKNPNEGEKFKHISQAYEVLSDPQKRDLYDQGGEQAIKEGGMSGGSPTDIFNMFFGGGGRMQRERKGKNVLHQLSVTLEEMYMGTTRKLGLQKNTICEKCEGYGGKKGALEKCSTCKGKGVHIKIQQIGPGMIQQTQSMCPECQGQGEKFNSKDRCKNCNGHKVERKKKVLEVHIDKGMRDGQKVTFHGEGDQEPGLEPGDVIIVLDQKEHPVFQRQEDNLVMKMKIKLSEALCGFKKTIQTLDNRELLINSSPGEVIKPNQVKCVQNEGMPLYKDPCEKGQLFIKFEVEFPEKDWLPEHLMYQLERLLPPRDDVMITDDVEEVDLCEVDVQSQEKKCSREAYEEDEENPRGGVQCQTQ; encoded by the exons ATGGTCCACGAAACGGGTTACTATGACCTCCTGGGTGTCAATCCGACCGCCTCGCCGGATGAAATCAAAAAAGCCTACAGAAAACTGGCGTTAAAATATCACCCCGACAAGAACCCCAATGAAGGAGAGAAG TTCAAGCATATATCCCAAGCATATGAGGTGCTGTCAGATCCACAGAAGAGAGACTTGTATGACCAAGGAGGAGAACAAGCAATCAAAGAGGGAGGCATGAGTGGAGGATCTCCGACGgacattttcaacatgttcTTTGGAGGCGGTGGAaggatgcagagagagaggaaag GGaagaatgtcctccaccagctgAGTGTTACACTGGAGGAGATGTACATGGGCACCACCAGGAAGCTTGGACTGCAGAAGAATACCATTTGTGAAAAGTGTGaag GTTATGGGGGTAAGAAAGGTGCCCTAGAGAAGTGCTCAACTTGCAAAGGTAAAGGAGTTCATATCAAGATTCAACAGATTGGACCAGGGATGATTCAGCAGACCCAAAGCATGTGTCCAGAATGTCAGGGACAGGGCGAGAAGTTTAATTCAAAGGACCGCTGCAAAAACTGCAATGGACACAAAGTAGAACGGAAGAAGAAAGTTCTTGAAGTTCACATTGACAAAG GTATGAGAGATGGTCAGAAAGTTACATTCCATGGAGAAGGTGACCAGGAACCTGGACTGGAGCCTGGGGATGTAATCATTGTGCTGGATCAGAAGGAACATCCCGTTTTCCAGAGACAAGAAGATAATTTAGTAATGAAGATGAAGATCAAACTTTCAGAGGCTCTGTGTGGTTTCAAGAAGACTATTCAGACATTAGACAACAGAGAACTCCTCATCAACTCATCACCAG GGGAAGTGATCAAGCCTAATCAAGTCAAATGTGTCCAGAATGAGGGCATGCCACTTTACAAGGATCCCTGTGAAAAAGGACAGCTTTTCATTAAGTTTGAG GTGGAATTCCCAGAGAAAGATTGGCTCCCTGAGCATCTCATGTACCAGCTGGAAAGACTGCTCCCTCCCAGGGACGATGTGATGATCACCGACGACGTGGAGGAGGTGGATCTATGCGAGGTGGACGTGCAGTCACAAGAGAAAAAGTGCAGCAGGGAAGCTTacgaggaagacgaggagaatCCTAGAGGCGGCGTACAATGTCAGACGCAGTGA
- the rps27l gene encoding 40S ribosomal protein S27-like isoform X1: protein MMLVTVPPAQFLFSKNTHAQEKEPNTVKKMPLAKDLLRPLIDHERRQHKKKRLVQSPNSYFMDVKCPGCYKITTVFSHAQTVVLCVGCSTVLCQPKGGKARLTEGCSFRRKQH, encoded by the exons ATGATGTTGGTCACAGTCCCTCCTGCACAGTTTTTGTTCAGCAAGAACACGCATGCGCAGGAAAAGGAGCCTAACACGGTGAAAAAAATGCCT CTTGCTAAAGACCTCCTCCGCCCTCTTATTGACCacgagagaagacaacacaaaaagaaaagacttgTTCAGAGTCCTAACTCTTACTTCATGGACGTTAAGTGCCCAG GCTGCTACAAAATCACAACTGTGTTCAGCCATGCTCAGACAGTGGTTCTCTGTGTGGGATGCTCAACTGTGTTGTGTCAGCCAAAAGGAGGAAAGGCCAGACTGACCGAGG GTTGCTCTTTCAGGAGAAAGCAGCATTAA
- the LOC109982205 gene encoding ras-related protein Rab-8B: MAKTYDYLFKLLLIGDSGVGKTCLLFRFSEDSFNTTFISTIGIDFKIRTIELDGKRVKLQIWDTAGQERFRTITTAYYRGAMGIMLVYDICNEKSFENIKNWIRNIEEHASSDVEKMILGNKCDMTDRRQVSKDRGEKLAIDYGVKFLETSAKSSLNVEEAFYTVGRDILHNLSSKTTDNSAGGSGKAVKITEKKSKRIKFFKCSLL; this comes from the exons ATGGCGAAAACGTACGATTACCTCTTCAAGCTGTTGCTCATCGGAGACAGTGGAGTCGGCAAGACATGTCTGCTGTTCAGATTCAGCGAGGACTCCTTCAACACCACCTTCATATCCACAATAG GAATTGACTTCAAAATCAGAACAATAGAGCTGGATGGAAAGAGAGTCAAACTGCAAATTTG GGACACTGCAGGTCAGGAGAGGTTTCGCACCATCACTACAGCTTACTACAGAGGAGCAATG GGCATTATGTTGGTGTATGACATCTGTAATGAGAAGtcatttgaaaacataaaaaactgGATTAGAAATATCGAAGAG CATGCCTCGTCTGATGTGGAGAAAATGATCCTAGGTAACAAATGTGACATGACTGACAGGAGACAGGTGTCCAAAGACAGAGGTGAAAAA CTGGCTATTGATTATGGAGTGAAGTTCTTAGAGACCAGTGCAAAGTCTAGCTTAAATGTGGAAGAG GCTTTTTATACAGTGGGACGAGACATATTACATAACCTGAGCTCAAAGACA ACTGACAACAGTGCTGGGGGATCAGGCAAAGCAGTGAAGATCACAGAGAAAAAGTCGAAGAGGATAAAATTCTTCAAGTGTTCGCTCCTCTAG
- the rps27l gene encoding 40S ribosomal protein S27-like isoform X2, which yields MMLVTVPPAQFLFSKNTHAQEKEPNTLAKDLLRPLIDHERRQHKKKRLVQSPNSYFMDVKCPGCYKITTVFSHAQTVVLCVGCSTVLCQPKGGKARLTEGCSFRRKQH from the exons ATGATGTTGGTCACAGTCCCTCCTGCACAGTTTTTGTTCAGCAAGAACACGCATGCGCAGGAAAAGGAGCCTAACACG CTTGCTAAAGACCTCCTCCGCCCTCTTATTGACCacgagagaagacaacacaaaaagaaaagacttgTTCAGAGTCCTAACTCTTACTTCATGGACGTTAAGTGCCCAG GCTGCTACAAAATCACAACTGTGTTCAGCCATGCTCAGACAGTGGTTCTCTGTGTGGGATGCTCAACTGTGTTGTGTCAGCCAAAAGGAGGAAAGGCCAGACTGACCGAGG GTTGCTCTTTCAGGAGAAAGCAGCATTAA